A genomic region of Mesorhizobium sp. NZP2077 contains the following coding sequences:
- a CDS encoding shikimate dehydrogenase produces MAISGTTRLYPILADPVLHVRAPALLNARFVERGYDAVVVPFQVPRDRLACVFSTCRSVASIAGFLVTIPHKSAIAPLCDVVTQRAHAIGAVNVVRRLEDGRMEGDMLDGPGFIRGLEAAGIQWQGKSVALAGAGGAARAIAFEMVARGAGSLSIQNRNRQAAEELRDQLLRAFPHANVLAEGGQALDDTFDLLVNGTSLGMRKDDPLPFSEDVLRRSGVVCEVVMAPQTTPLLQAALRAGVPIHRGDSMLIGQIEAMSDFFMAKSG; encoded by the coding sequence TTGGCTATTTCAGGCACGACCAGGCTTTATCCCATTTTGGCCGATCCGGTCCTGCACGTCAGGGCGCCCGCACTGCTCAATGCGCGGTTTGTCGAGCGCGGGTACGACGCAGTGGTGGTACCCTTTCAGGTCCCCCGAGATCGTCTGGCTTGTGTGTTTTCCACCTGTAGGAGTGTCGCCTCCATTGCGGGCTTCCTGGTGACCATCCCTCACAAGTCGGCCATCGCCCCTCTTTGCGATGTCGTGACGCAACGCGCTCACGCGATCGGGGCTGTCAATGTCGTTCGACGTCTTGAGGACGGTCGGATGGAGGGCGACATGCTCGACGGTCCGGGTTTCATAAGGGGTCTCGAGGCAGCGGGCATACAATGGCAAGGCAAATCGGTTGCCCTGGCCGGGGCCGGCGGCGCCGCCAGAGCGATCGCGTTCGAGATGGTCGCGAGGGGAGCTGGCTCACTTTCCATCCAAAATCGCAACAGACAGGCCGCCGAGGAACTGCGTGATCAGCTTTTGCGAGCCTTTCCGCATGCCAACGTATTGGCCGAGGGCGGGCAGGCCCTCGACGACACGTTTGATCTGCTCGTCAACGGGACCTCCCTGGGGATGAGGAAGGATGACCCTTTGCCTTTCAGCGAGGACGTGCTGCGGCGGTCTGGCGTCGTCTGCGAGGTGGTCATGGCGCCGCAGACGACGCCCCTGCTGCAAGCCGCGCTGAGAGCCGGCGTGCCTATCCATCGAGGAGACAGCATGCTGATCGGCCAGATCGAAGCCATGTCCGACTTCTTCATGGCCAAATCCGGCTGA
- a CDS encoding SDR family oxidoreductase has protein sequence MSFTAHPLGESFAVVTGGTQGVGEQTARLLADRGIAGCLITGRQRDRGKAVAADLTAKGCRAYFVQADLAEVDAAARIIDAADKAFGRVDILVNAAGDTSRGSILDTSPETFDRLFAVNVRAPFFLIQKAVEIMRREKTSGSILNVISMSGHGGQSFITPYCASKGALATLTRNVAFSLLPDRIRVNGLNIGWTDSPGERAMMASVIGPGSDRFLAEAGAKLPFGRLLDPAEIARAAVFLVSPDSGIMTGSLVDYDQSVLGCSDSGPQPAARVPDHAAA, from the coding sequence ATGTCGTTCACGGCTCACCCGCTGGGGGAAAGCTTCGCCGTCGTCACGGGAGGCACACAGGGTGTGGGCGAGCAGACCGCGCGCCTTTTGGCCGACCGCGGCATCGCAGGATGTCTGATCACAGGCCGGCAACGCGACAGAGGAAAGGCCGTGGCTGCCGATCTTACCGCCAAAGGCTGTCGCGCTTACTTCGTGCAAGCGGATCTGGCCGAGGTCGATGCGGCCGCCCGGATCATCGACGCCGCCGACAAAGCTTTTGGACGGGTCGACATCCTCGTAAATGCGGCAGGCGACACAAGTCGCGGCAGCATTCTCGATACCTCTCCCGAGACTTTTGATCGTCTGTTCGCCGTCAATGTGCGCGCGCCGTTCTTTTTGATCCAGAAAGCAGTCGAGATCATGCGCCGGGAAAAGACGAGCGGTTCGATCTTGAACGTGATCAGCATGTCTGGTCATGGCGGCCAGAGCTTCATCACACCCTATTGCGCGTCGAAAGGCGCCCTCGCCACTTTGACCAGGAACGTGGCTTTCTCCCTGCTGCCCGACCGCATCCGGGTGAACGGGCTTAACATCGGCTGGACGGACTCTCCGGGCGAGCGCGCGATGATGGCTTCCGTTATCGGCCCGGGCTCGGACAGGTTCCTGGCCGAAGCCGGCGCGAAACTGCCGTTTGGACGCCTGCTTGATCCGGCCGAGATCGCACGCGCGGCGGTTTTTTTGGTGTCTCCGGACTCCGGGATCATGACCGGGTCGCTGGTTGACTACGACCAATCCGTGCTCGGCTGCTCGGATAGCGGTCCGCAGCCAGCCGCTCGCGTACCTGACCACGCCGCGGCGTAG
- a CDS encoding ABC transporter permease encodes MTLPYGDVGLMMTQNDTPAAKAAAPSVRVVRSSIRSDSHRRAVRAALPAAPLLIFLLVFLVIPIGSIVHTAVSDGEIARALPLTTQALQAWDGDDVPLSAVYMTFGQELEAAGHAGSVRPLSRRVGYELSRGANIILGAQRILSEDFDRADPQAWKAQLIKADPAWGQSGVWSIFKHYNGRYSAFYLRWATGFPVKIEADGRLSQETSYDFRSIYLRTILISLVVTGLTILIGYPVAYVIANASGRTAAVLLFFILLPFWTSLLVRTMSWIVFLQTNGVLNATLAGTGLISEPLPLLYTRLATIIAMIQIQLPFTVLPMISVMRAIPTNQVKAARNLGAGPLRAHATIFLPQAVPGIAAGGLLTFVLCLGFYLTPALVGGPSDQMVSFFIARFTNEDLNWGLASALSVILILGAGLVALPLARHVARHSSDRI; translated from the coding sequence ATGACACTACCGTACGGTGACGTGGGCCTGATGATGACGCAGAATGATACCCCTGCTGCCAAGGCCGCGGCACCGTCGGTTCGGGTCGTTCGCTCATCGATCAGGAGCGACAGCCACCGAAGGGCAGTTCGGGCTGCGCTTCCGGCGGCGCCGCTCCTGATTTTTCTGCTTGTGTTCCTGGTGATCCCGATAGGTTCGATCGTTCATACGGCGGTATCGGATGGGGAAATCGCCAGAGCCCTGCCGCTGACAACGCAGGCGCTTCAGGCCTGGGACGGAGATGATGTGCCGCTCAGCGCCGTCTACATGACATTTGGTCAGGAGCTCGAGGCCGCGGGACATGCTGGGTCAGTACGCCCGCTAAGCCGTCGGGTGGGTTACGAATTGTCGCGCGGGGCGAACATCATCCTTGGTGCCCAGCGGATACTCTCCGAGGATTTCGACCGCGCCGACCCACAGGCCTGGAAGGCCCAGTTGATCAAGGCGGACCCGGCCTGGGGACAGAGCGGTGTCTGGAGCATCTTCAAGCACTATAATGGTCGCTACAGCGCCTTCTATTTGCGCTGGGCGACAGGCTTTCCTGTAAAGATCGAAGCCGATGGTCGGTTGTCTCAGGAAACGAGTTATGATTTCCGGTCGATCTATCTAAGGACGATCCTGATTAGCCTTGTTGTGACGGGGCTTACGATCTTGATCGGATACCCAGTCGCCTATGTCATAGCCAATGCCAGTGGGCGCACAGCCGCAGTCCTCCTGTTCTTCATTCTCCTGCCGTTCTGGACCTCGCTGCTCGTGCGAACAATGTCGTGGATCGTCTTCCTTCAGACCAACGGCGTTCTCAACGCCACGCTGGCTGGAACGGGACTAATATCAGAGCCGCTGCCCCTCCTTTACACGCGCCTGGCGACCATTATCGCGATGATCCAGATCCAGTTGCCGTTCACGGTCTTGCCCATGATCAGCGTGATGCGGGCGATCCCGACGAACCAGGTCAAGGCCGCTCGGAACCTTGGGGCAGGGCCACTCCGGGCCCATGCAACTATTTTTCTGCCGCAGGCGGTTCCAGGCATTGCCGCCGGCGGACTTCTCACCTTCGTACTGTGCCTTGGCTTTTATCTGACGCCCGCATTGGTGGGTGGACCGTCCGATCAGATGGTGAGCTTCTTCATTGCCAGGTTTACCAATGAGGATCTGAATTGGGGGCTTGCCTCGGCCCTTAGCGTCATACTCATCTTGGGGGCCGGCCTCGTTGCTCTGCCCCTTGCGCGACATGTCGCGCGTCACTCATCGGATCGGATATGA
- a CDS encoding ABC transporter ATP-binding protein, producing MVHHPMHVGMTGISKTYDGHSFVVRDLNLEITKGEFLTLLGPSGSGKTTTLMMLAGFEYPSGGEITLDGRPIQDKPPEKRNIGMVFQNYALFPHMTVAENVGYSLRVRGSSRQQIATRVGDALAIVQLSDLAQRKPTALSGGQQQRVALARALVFEPSLVLMDEPLGALDKKLREDLQLEIRRIADRLDLTVVYVTHDQHEALTMSDRIAIFNDGRIQQIGSAQDIYGHPASRFVAEFVGDNNCLDAKVVSIEGDLARARLAGGQEIWARSSVHTKVDQQATIAIRPESVRITGQDRAATLSGQVSDIIYCGDQFRIHVELPGGERLIAKSSSSLGLQMEMGSPVLLDWEPRDAWALDGR from the coding sequence ATGGTTCACCACCCGATGCATGTCGGCATGACCGGCATATCCAAAACCTATGATGGCCATAGCTTCGTGGTTCGCGATCTCAACCTTGAGATCACGAAGGGCGAATTCCTGACGCTTCTGGGTCCTTCGGGATCGGGCAAGACGACGACGCTGATGATGCTCGCCGGCTTCGAATATCCGTCAGGCGGTGAAATCACGCTCGACGGGCGGCCGATCCAGGACAAGCCGCCGGAAAAGCGGAACATCGGCATGGTGTTCCAGAACTATGCCCTCTTCCCGCATATGACGGTCGCCGAGAATGTTGGTTATTCGTTGCGGGTGCGCGGCTCCTCCAGGCAGCAGATCGCCACGCGCGTCGGCGACGCGCTGGCGATAGTCCAACTTTCGGACCTGGCGCAACGCAAGCCCACGGCCTTGTCGGGCGGTCAGCAACAAAGGGTCGCGCTGGCTCGAGCGCTCGTCTTCGAACCCAGCCTGGTGCTGATGGATGAGCCGCTCGGCGCCTTGGACAAGAAGCTGCGCGAGGATTTGCAGCTCGAAATCCGCCGGATCGCCGATCGGCTTGACCTGACAGTCGTCTATGTGACGCACGATCAGCACGAAGCGCTGACGATGTCCGACAGGATCGCCATTTTCAACGACGGCCGCATCCAGCAGATCGGTTCGGCGCAAGATATCTACGGCCATCCCGCGAGCCGCTTCGTGGCGGAGTTCGTTGGCGACAACAACTGCCTTGACGCGAAGGTCGTCTCGATCGAAGGCGACCTGGCGCGTGCAAGGCTTGCCGGCGGCCAGGAAATTTGGGCGCGCAGCAGCGTTCACACGAAGGTTGATCAACAGGCGACGATCGCCATCAGGCCGGAGAGCGTCCGCATCACCGGGCAGGACCGCGCCGCAACGCTCAGCGGGCAGGTCAGCGACATCATTTACTGCGGCGACCAGTTCCGGATCCACGTCGAACTGCCGGGCGGGGAACGGTTGATTGCGAAGAGTTCATCATCGTTGGGACTCCAGATGGAGATGGGCAGTCCCGTCCTTCTCGACTGGGAGCCCCGCGATGCCTGGGCGCTTGACGGCAGATAA
- a CDS encoding ABC transporter permease produces MGRRVYTEFPAYIRMPLYGFVGIALLLLMLPLAVALPISLNADPWFTYPFRALSLRWFAELFSSPLWTGAMVNSLVIAISTTVVATTLGTLAAIGLVNPRFPFRTAVMALAISPMIVPVVVLGLGLFIFFSPLGLNYSYAGVVIAHTILASPFVVITVTATLTRFDFNLMRAAAGLGAGRLTAFRTVMLPIIAPGVAAGAVFAFASSFDEVVMVLFIAGPEQRTLPKQMFTGLREQLDPTILAAATVMIVLTSCLMAIAYNVNKNR; encoded by the coding sequence ATGGGCCGCCGCGTCTACACTGAGTTTCCCGCCTACATTCGTATGCCGCTTTATGGATTTGTTGGGATCGCACTTCTCTTGCTGATGCTGCCGCTGGCGGTCGCTCTCCCAATTTCGCTCAATGCCGATCCCTGGTTTACATACCCATTCCGTGCGTTGTCTCTTCGCTGGTTCGCGGAGCTTTTTTCCTCGCCCTTGTGGACCGGAGCAATGGTCAACAGCCTGGTGATTGCAATTTCGACCACGGTGGTCGCCACGACTCTGGGCACGCTCGCGGCGATCGGGCTTGTCAATCCACGGTTCCCTTTCCGCACCGCCGTGATGGCGCTTGCGATTTCACCGATGATCGTTCCTGTCGTCGTGCTGGGCCTTGGGCTGTTCATCTTCTTTTCGCCGCTCGGTCTCAACTATTCCTACGCCGGTGTCGTTATTGCACACACGATTTTGGCTTCGCCCTTTGTTGTCATCACCGTGACGGCCACGCTGACGCGCTTCGACTTCAACCTGATGCGGGCCGCGGCAGGTCTCGGCGCCGGCCGCCTGACGGCATTTCGAACCGTGATGCTTCCAATCATCGCGCCGGGCGTCGCGGCGGGCGCGGTCTTCGCCTTCGCCTCGTCATTCGACGAAGTGGTAATGGTCTTGTTTATTGCCGGACCTGAGCAGCGCACGCTTCCAAAGCAAATGTTCACGGGACTGCGTGAACAGCTCGATCCGACGATCCTCGCCGCCGCCACGGTGATGATCGTACTGACGAGTTGCCTGATGGCTATTGCCTACAACGTCAATAAGAATAGGTAA
- a CDS encoding alpha-ketoacid dehydrogenase subunit alpha/beta produces MNVSVGVSRQPLKELDMNFAREMFARTAFIRAFEAKAWALTQTNPPRVMGSMHFCAGQEAVPLGAVAGLQEEDQLIATYRGHGWALAAGLDPHSVMAEICQKAEGLNGGRAGSPYFMAPDTRFIGENSIVGAGTTMACGVALANLSLGNGRIVVVSIGDGAMNQGASHEAFAFAAAKKLPVIFVVENNGWSELTATSDMFLVERLAQRANGYGIPAATINGADPMIVRDSIALAAARARAGQGPSLLECRVPRLWGHYNRDIEHYRSKSDKAEAEARDPLTELRGRLLASGVPAEDLDRIVALQDKQVEHLVETVMSSRDPDPNSARSNVIAPLLTAGRKIPKVVETREMTYIEAVNAALRAELENEPRTLVYGEDVGKGGGIFGASRYLQRDFGADRVFDTPIAENAILGSAVGAALAGMKPIVEIMWADFIFVALDQLVNQAANIRYITGGKSSVPMVVRTQQGATPGSCAQHSQSIEAMLAHVPGLKVALAATASDVYSLLRSAAADPDPCVVIESRSLYQTKSMVELTDGAEAVGTARKRRDGKDAVILTWGTMVGPSLAAAEALSAGKLDVGVLDLRWLNPLDEKAVVDAVTTANGKVLIVHEAVRTGGFAGEIAMRIRELVPKMDVRISRLTTPDVRMPSSPVLQKALLPNPETIAAAAKTLAS; encoded by the coding sequence ATGAACGTTAGCGTTGGCGTTAGCCGTCAGCCCTTGAAAGAGTTGGACATGAACTTCGCGCGGGAGATGTTCGCAAGAACCGCATTCATCAGGGCGTTCGAGGCCAAGGCGTGGGCTCTAACCCAGACCAATCCGCCACGCGTCATGGGATCGATGCATTTCTGCGCCGGGCAGGAGGCGGTGCCTCTCGGGGCCGTTGCCGGCCTCCAGGAGGAGGATCAACTCATTGCAACCTACCGCGGTCATGGCTGGGCGTTGGCCGCGGGCTTGGACCCGCATTCGGTCATGGCCGAGATATGCCAAAAGGCCGAGGGCCTGAATGGTGGGCGCGCGGGTTCGCCATACTTTATGGCGCCCGATACCCGGTTCATTGGTGAGAACTCGATTGTGGGGGCGGGGACCACGATGGCGTGCGGGGTGGCCCTGGCAAACCTGTCGCTCGGCAACGGCAGGATTGTCGTCGTCTCCATTGGCGACGGTGCGATGAACCAGGGGGCTTCACACGAGGCGTTCGCCTTCGCCGCCGCCAAGAAGTTGCCGGTCATTTTCGTGGTGGAGAACAATGGCTGGTCAGAGTTGACCGCGACGTCCGACATGTTTCTGGTGGAACGCCTCGCTCAACGTGCCAACGGCTACGGCATCCCGGCGGCGACCATCAACGGAGCCGATCCGATGATCGTGCGCGACAGCATTGCGCTCGCTGCCGCTCGTGCCCGCGCGGGCCAGGGGCCAAGCCTGCTCGAATGCCGCGTCCCGAGGCTATGGGGTCACTACAACAGGGACATCGAACACTACCGATCCAAGTCGGACAAGGCAGAGGCTGAAGCCCGCGATCCGCTTACCGAGTTGCGGGGGCGCCTTCTGGCCAGCGGTGTGCCGGCCGAGGACCTCGACCGCATAGTGGCTCTTCAGGACAAGCAGGTCGAGCACCTGGTCGAGACGGTGATGTCCTCGCGGGACCCCGATCCCAACTCAGCTCGCAGCAATGTGATCGCACCCCTCCTGACGGCAGGGCGGAAAATACCCAAGGTCGTTGAGACCAGGGAGATGACCTATATCGAAGCTGTCAATGCCGCGCTGCGGGCAGAACTCGAAAACGAACCTCGAACGTTGGTCTACGGCGAAGACGTCGGCAAAGGCGGCGGCATATTCGGCGCCAGCCGATATCTCCAAAGGGACTTTGGCGCGGATAGGGTCTTCGATACGCCAATCGCCGAGAATGCCATCCTCGGTTCAGCGGTCGGCGCGGCTTTGGCCGGAATGAAGCCGATCGTCGAGATCATGTGGGCCGACTTCATTTTTGTCGCCTTGGATCAACTGGTGAACCAGGCAGCGAACATCCGCTACATAACGGGCGGTAAGTCGTCGGTGCCTATGGTGGTGCGGACCCAGCAAGGAGCGACACCGGGCTCTTGCGCTCAACATTCGCAATCCATCGAGGCCATGCTCGCCCACGTCCCGGGCCTCAAGGTAGCCTTGGCCGCCACTGCCTCGGATGTCTATTCGCTGCTGCGCTCCGCCGCGGCCGACCCGGATCCTTGTGTCGTCATCGAATCCCGTTCTCTCTATCAAACCAAGTCGATGGTGGAACTGACAGATGGCGCCGAGGCCGTCGGCACGGCAAGGAAGCGCCGCGACGGGAAAGACGCAGTCATCTTGACCTGGGGAACGATGGTTGGGCCCTCGCTGGCGGCAGCGGAGGCCCTGTCGGCCGGCAAACTCGATGTGGGCGTGCTTGACCTTCGTTGGTTGAACCCGCTGGACGAGAAGGCCGTCGTCGACGCCGTCACCACGGCAAACGGCAAGGTTCTCATCGTTCACGAAGCGGTGAGGACGGGGGGCTTCGCCGGGGAAATCGCCATGCGCATTCGCGAGCTCGTTCCAAAAATGGACGTCAGAATTTCGCGGTTGACGACCCCAGATGTCAGAATGCCGTCGAGTCCCGTTCTGCAAAAGGCACTCTTGCCGAATCCAGAGACAATTGCAGCGGCCGCGAAAACGTTGGCGTCCTGA
- a CDS encoding IclR family transcriptional regulator: MDTNYTRSGKPRVQTAARTVQILKHVARQRGPGISAKQISDDLSIPRQVVYHLIHTLVETDMLRKIGGSSYALGFGVASIADGFKRQLAAPGMMAELAEQAAKITGETAYIVGWIDGEIVVMATATGTAPIRAGEIAQGTTGDAHARASGKMLLSMVHPSERDQYLSKHELRKRTQNTIIDVEVFKGELAQTRERGFAFENEEYAPGLSCLAVPIGKMPSQMVLGLSAPSERFNDNLDRYVDRLKDIAKR; the protein is encoded by the coding sequence ATGGATACGAATTACACCCGCTCAGGCAAACCGCGTGTGCAGACGGCGGCGCGCACCGTGCAGATTTTGAAACACGTTGCCCGTCAACGAGGCCCGGGCATCTCGGCGAAGCAGATAAGTGACGATCTCTCGATCCCCCGCCAGGTAGTCTACCATTTGATCCACACACTGGTGGAAACCGATATGCTGAGAAAGATTGGTGGGAGCTCGTATGCGCTGGGCTTCGGTGTCGCCTCCATCGCCGATGGCTTCAAACGCCAGTTGGCCGCGCCCGGCATGATGGCGGAGCTGGCCGAACAGGCCGCCAAAATAACAGGTGAAACCGCCTACATCGTCGGATGGATCGACGGCGAGATCGTGGTGATGGCAACAGCCACCGGAACGGCACCAATTCGTGCGGGAGAGATCGCCCAAGGCACGACAGGTGATGCCCATGCGCGAGCCAGCGGAAAAATGCTTCTGTCCATGGTCCATCCATCCGAACGGGATCAGTATCTGTCCAAACACGAACTCAGAAAGCGGACGCAAAACACCATCATCGATGTGGAGGTCTTTAAAGGGGAACTCGCCCAGACGCGCGAGCGCGGTTTTGCGTTCGAGAACGAGGAATATGCTCCGGGGCTGTCCTGTCTCGCGGTTCCGATCGGGAAAATGCCCTCGCAAATGGTACTAGGGCTGTCGGCCCCATCCGAACGGTTCAATGATAACCTTGATCGCTATGTCGATCGTCTCAAGGATATTGCGAAGCGGTAA
- a CDS encoding FAD-binding oxidoreductase, with protein MLHIMSQDTGKIGALQTGLFANDYREEPYWWSAAPLPSADENNEPAGLGGRADVVIVGGGITGLVAAIYLARAGCDVAVVDAQRIGEGAARRNAGFVGRTLKRSVEWLAQKSGREHALKVYRELDAAMRGVQAFVEREGIECHYQTCGRFIAANSTAHFRALIAELEQTRQAVGFDYSVVEKHDVHAEIASDSYHGGAVIPDLGSIHPGLYHAGLVRKALDAGVRLYPLTNVVGIDHTANEKTVRTSRGDIAAPHVIVATNGYTSRDLRWLARRVIPFRGFVIATELLPPETIDKVIPRRRTYLDTRMNIDFIRTAPDSSRILFGGMTGTASPTATPLAGALRDRLVRILPDLKGVRLSRAWTGHCAGTFDFMPHIGTKDGVHFALGYNFAGIPLGTHFGEKLAARILQRGDMSSAFDVEKFPTVPFFNGSPWFVPLAMRYFDWHDDRIAKG; from the coding sequence ATGCTGCACATCATGTCGCAAGACACAGGCAAGATCGGTGCGTTGCAGACCGGATTGTTCGCGAACGATTATCGCGAGGAACCCTATTGGTGGTCGGCGGCGCCGCTGCCTTCGGCCGACGAAAACAACGAACCGGCCGGCCTTGGCGGTAGGGCTGATGTCGTCATCGTTGGCGGCGGCATCACGGGCCTAGTGGCAGCGATTTATCTGGCGCGCGCGGGTTGTGACGTTGCTGTTGTCGATGCGCAGAGGATCGGCGAGGGCGCTGCACGCCGCAATGCCGGCTTTGTTGGCCGCACGCTGAAGCGGTCCGTCGAATGGCTGGCGCAAAAGTCGGGGCGCGAGCACGCGTTGAAAGTTTATCGTGAGCTTGACGCCGCCATGCGTGGTGTTCAGGCCTTCGTCGAGCGCGAGGGCATCGAATGCCACTACCAGACCTGCGGCCGCTTCATTGCCGCCAATTCGACGGCTCATTTTCGAGCCTTGATCGCCGAACTTGAACAGACCCGACAGGCCGTCGGGTTCGATTATTCCGTGGTCGAGAAACATGACGTTCATGCAGAAATCGCCTCCGACAGCTACCATGGCGGCGCGGTCATTCCAGATCTCGGTTCAATTCATCCCGGGCTTTATCACGCGGGCCTTGTCCGCAAGGCGCTCGATGCTGGTGTCAGGCTGTATCCTCTCACCAATGTCGTGGGCATCGATCACACTGCGAATGAGAAGACCGTTCGAACGTCAAGAGGCGACATTGCTGCCCCTCATGTCATTGTCGCCACCAATGGATATACGAGCCGCGACCTCAGGTGGCTTGCAAGGCGGGTAATTCCTTTCCGTGGTTTTGTCATTGCAACCGAGCTGTTGCCACCTGAAACAATCGACAAGGTGATACCGCGCCGCCGCACCTATCTCGACACCAGGATGAACATCGATTTTATTCGCACCGCACCTGATTCGAGCCGCATTCTGTTTGGCGGCATGACTGGTACAGCGAGCCCGACGGCGACGCCGCTCGCAGGCGCGCTCCGCGATCGCCTTGTGAGAATCCTGCCTGACCTCAAGGGTGTCCGCCTCAGCCGTGCATGGACCGGGCACTGCGCGGGAACTTTCGATTTCATGCCCCATATCGGCACGAAGGACGGCGTGCACTTTGCCCTCGGCTACAACTTTGCCGGCATTCCTCTTGGAACACATTTTGGGGAGAAGCTTGCTGCCCGAATTCTTCAACGGGGAGACATGTCTTCGGCCTTCGACGTCGAAAAATTTCCTACGGTGCCATTCTTTAACGGCTCGCCGTGGTTCGTGCCCTTGGCTATGCGCTATTTCGACTGGCATGATGATCGAATCGCAAAGGGCTAG
- a CDS encoding ABC transporter substrate-binding protein: MPRARSFKQSFLAGLVLIAVSFPALADGLTVVSWGGALQEAQTKAFLDPYAKANNITVSQDTWSGELAKLRAMVDSGNVAWDVIDVDPQTGATACDQGLLEKIGADAAFKSAGLVDGALTDCAVGTSVYATILAFQKQAFPQAPTKLTDIFDTKTFPGKRGVRKSPVDTLELALLADGVAASDVYTTLATPAGVDRAFKKLDTIKKDIVWWEAGAQPPQLLKSGEVKMALAWNGRIADANAKENADLGIAWTNQIRGFDMWVIPSGSKNLAAAKQFVAFSVKPDVNATLSTYIAYGPTVKAASALVAKDVLPNLPSAPQNSEGALAQDGAFWAKNGDALNARFSSWISQ, from the coding sequence ATGCCACGAGCACGTTCATTCAAACAATCGTTCCTTGCCGGACTTGTCTTGATCGCGGTCAGTTTTCCAGCCCTGGCAGACGGCCTGACCGTCGTTTCCTGGGGTGGGGCTCTGCAGGAGGCACAGACAAAGGCATTTCTCGATCCTTATGCAAAAGCCAACAACATCACCGTCTCCCAGGACACCTGGAGCGGCGAACTGGCCAAGCTGCGCGCCATGGTCGATAGCGGCAATGTCGCCTGGGACGTCATCGACGTCGATCCGCAAACAGGGGCGACCGCCTGCGACCAGGGATTGCTTGAGAAGATTGGTGCTGACGCGGCCTTCAAGTCCGCGGGTCTCGTTGATGGCGCCCTTACCGATTGCGCGGTGGGAACGAGCGTCTACGCCACGATCCTGGCGTTTCAGAAACAGGCGTTCCCGCAGGCCCCTACCAAATTGACCGACATTTTCGACACCAAAACCTTCCCCGGCAAACGCGGTGTGCGCAAGAGTCCGGTGGACACGCTCGAACTCGCCCTGCTCGCCGACGGTGTCGCGGCGTCGGACGTCTATACCACGCTCGCAACGCCCGCCGGCGTTGACAGAGCCTTCAAGAAGCTCGACACGATCAAGAAGGACATCGTCTGGTGGGAGGCCGGCGCCCAACCGCCGCAGTTGCTCAAATCCGGCGAGGTGAAGATGGCGCTGGCCTGGAACGGCCGCATCGCGGACGCCAACGCCAAGGAAAATGCCGATCTTGGGATCGCCTGGACCAATCAGATCCGTGGCTTTGACATGTGGGTTATCCCATCCGGGTCGAAGAACCTTGCAGCCGCCAAGCAGTTCGTGGCCTTCAGCGTCAAGCCGGATGTCAACGCCACCTTGAGCACCTACATCGCATACGGTCCGACCGTAAAGGCGGCCAGCGCTCTGGTTGCCAAGGACGTGCTGCCGAACTTGCCGTCTGCCCCGCAAAACAGCGAGGGCGCCTTGGCCCAGGACGGCGCATTTTGGGCCAAAAACGGTGACGCGCTGAACGCCCGCTTCTCCAGCTGGATTTCCCAGTAA